The Mauremys reevesii isolate NIE-2019 linkage group 1, ASM1616193v1, whole genome shotgun sequence genome has a segment encoding these proteins:
- the TCF20 gene encoding transcription factor 20 isoform X3: MQSFREQSSYHGNQQSYPQEVHGSSRLEEFSPRQQAQMFQSFGGGAGSGRRGATAASAAMAGESSGHQSYQGFRKEAGEFYYMASNKDAVAAGGQQPPQRRPSGPVQSYGPPQGSNFGSQYGSEGHVGQFQTQHSALGGVSHYQQDYTGPFSPGSAQYQQQASSQQQQVQQLRQQLYQSHQPLPQASSQPASSASHLQSMQRPSALPSSASGYQLRVGQFSQHYQPPASSSSSFPSPQRFGQSGQNYDGSYSVNSGSQYESHAVGSNSQGYGTQSNYSFQTQPIKSFEQSKMPQGGQQGQQQQHPSQHVMQYSNAATKLSLQSQVGQYSQAEVPVRSPMQFHQNFSPISNPSPAASVVQSPSCSSTPSPLMPSGENLQCGQGNMSIGSRNRILQMMPQLSPTPSMMPSPNAHGGGFKGFGLEGLQEKRLTDPGLSSLSALSSQVANLPNTVQHMLLSDALAPQKKSSKRSSSSKKADSGTNSEGSSQAEEQLKSPMAESLDGGCSSSSEDHGERVRQLSGQSTSSDTTYNRGNLERSNSSPAQGSQNEPAKLSSSPTVREDVGSPGEKEVLIAVEATPKVNEKTVGVIVSREAMTGRVEKSGGQDKSSQDDTPPATQAPPGASGIKETGQVLPQSEPQGGSKGSKSGDNNTNHNGEGNSQPGHAIVGSTFPGRTESSKSPGSLRYSYKDNLGAGMQRNIGGFPQYPSGQEKGDFPGHSERKGRNEKFPSLLQEVLQGYHHHPDRRYARNAQEHPGMAGSLEGAMRPNILISQANELTNRSLLNKSIGSLLESPHWGPWDRKSSGTAPEIKQINLADYPIPRKFEIESQSSAHEGGALSERRSVICDISPLRQLVRDPGPHPMGHIGAEARSGRSERLNPGLGQSVILPGGLVAMETKLKSHSGQIKEEDFEQAKTSVNLNSKKSGDHCHPANVKHESFRGNANPGAAAPDSTPDYISQQDSRSTQLRRAPGRMGSSREGMRGKSPSQYQDLADKLKMSPGRSRGPGTDLHHMNPHMTLSERVSRGSLHSPFPQNSEGPSLASAYHTNTRSHAFGDPNQSLNSQYHYKRQIYHQQQEEYKDWSSSSAQVVIAAAQHRQEGARKSPRQQQFLERVRSPLKNDKEAMMYIQASSYHDTGSQEAGRCLIGSDGTQNKCTELKHGGQKMQQQESGWDLSRQISPAKNSGPLGATNQKRFCSQDSDGHRREESADLPKPSSAMLRLPSQEDQSPQNPLIMRRRVRSFISPIPSKRQSQDMKNSGTEDKGRLFPPSKEGADKAFNSYAHSSLSQDAGKPLPKGDSSKDLQSPDNRNCPAVSLTSPAKTKILPPRKGRGLKLEAIVQKITSPNIRRSVSSNSAETGADAVTLDDILSLKCGPPEGGSLVSHGPETEKRKGETVSDPVGQVSQELTSETSLPRSSEEWHSSGDDKVKKETPEVASVSKEVSGANVTTSPSQKSGSQGRSDGSLSGAGTLMFPDSKTVSPSSMLISEPNPKSEEKDGDVTNISPKPDGFPPKGYFPSGKKKGRPIGSVNKQKKQQQQPPPPPPPPPPVPLPPQPSEGTRGGEPKPKRQRRERRKPAAQPRKRKTRRATPIVEPQEPEIKLKYATQSLDKTDTKNKSFFPYIHVVNKCEIGAVCTIINAEEEEQNKLVRGRKGQRSLTPPPSNTESKVLPTSTFMLQGPVITESSVLGHLVCCLCGKWASYRNMGDLFGPFYPQDYAATLPKNPPPKRASEMQSKVKVRHKSASNGSKTDTEEEEEQQQQKEQRSLAAHPRFKRRHRSEDCGGAPRSLSRGAACKKATTEGGSGSEKTPLDLKAPMPTSEGGPELELQIPELPLDSNEFWVHEGCILWANGIYLVCGRLYGLQEAVEIAKEMKCSHCQEPGATLGCYNKGCSFRYHYPCAIDADCLLNEENFSVRCPKHKPLLPCSLPSLQNKMVKGSLSTEQSERG; encoded by the coding sequence ATGCAGTCCTTTCGGGAGCAAAGCAGTTACCACGGAAACCAGCAGAGCTACCCACAGGAAGTGCACGGGTCATCCCGGCTAGAAGAATTTAGCCCCCGCCAGCAGGCCCAGATGTTCCAGAGCTTTGGAGGAGGTGCTGGCAGTGGGCGCCGGGGAGCAACAGCAGCATCTGCAGCAATGGCTGGTGAGAGCTCTGGGCACCAGAGCTACCAAGGTTTTAGAAAAGAAGCAGGAGAGTTTTACTACATGGCCTCCAACAAGGATGCAGTGGCAGCAGGCGGGCAGCAGCCACCTCAGCGCAGGCCGTCTGGACCAGTGCAGAGCTACGGTCCACCCCAAGGAAGCAACTTTGGGAGCCAGTACGGGAGCGAGGGACATGTGGGCCAGTTCCAAACACAGCATTCAGCCCTTGGGGGTGTATCTCACTATCAGCAGGATTATACTGGTCCTTTCTCTCCAGGGAGTGCCCAGTATCAGCAGCAggcttccagccagcagcagcaggtgcaACAGCTGAGACAGCAGCTCTATCAATCCCATCAGCCTTTACCACAGGCATCCAGCCAGCCTGCATCTAGCGCCTCCCACTTGCAGTCAATGCAGCGTCcatctgccctgccttcctctgctTCTGGGTACCAGTTACGAGTGGGTCAATTCAGCCAGCACTATCAACCCCctgcttcttcctcttcctctttcccttccccacagcGTTTTGGGCAGTCTGGGCAGAACTATGATGGCAGTTACAGTGTGAATTCTGGTTCACAGTATGAAAGCCATGCTGTAGGTTCTAATTCACAGGGATATGGGACTCAATCTAATTACAGCTTTCAGACTCAGCCAATAAAAAGTTTTGAGCAGTCTAAGATGCCCCagggtgggcagcaggggcagcagcaacagcaccCCTCACAGCATGTAATGCAGTACTCAAATGCTGCCACCAAGCTATCTCTTCAAAGTCAAGTGGGACAGTACAGCCAAGCTGAAGTCCCTGTGAGATCACCCATGCAGTTCCATCAGAACTTCAGTCCTATATCCAACCCATCTCCAGCTGCCTCGGTGGTCCAGTCTCCAAGCTGCAGCTCTACCCCATCACCCCTCATGCCAAGTGGGGAAAACCTCCAGTGTGGGCAAGGCAATATGTCGATAGGCTCTAGAAATCGAATTTTACAGATGATGCCTCAGCTTAGCCCAACACCATCCATGATGCCGAGTCCCAATGCTCATGGTGGAGGATTCAAGGGATTTGGGCTGGAAGGACTTCAGGAGAAGAGACTTACAGATCCAGGGCTGAGCAGCCTAAGTGCTTTAAGCTCTCAAGTGGCCAACCTTCCTAACACAGTCCAGCACATGTTACTTTCAGATGCCTTGGCACCTCAGAAAAAAAGTTCCAAAAGGTCATCATCGTCTAAAAAAGCTGACAGTGGCACCAACTCAGAAGGCTCCTCCCAGGCAGAGGAGCAGCTTAAGTCTCCCATGGCAGAGTCCCTCGATGGCGGCTGCTCTAGCAGTTCAGAGGACCATGGAGAGAGAGTCAGACAGCTGAGTGGCCAGAGCACTAGTTCTGACACTACCTACAATCGGGGTAACTTAGAGAGATCCAACTCGTCACCAGCACAAGGCTCTCAGAATGAGCCAGCCAAACTCAGTTCCAGCCCTACAGTTAGGGAAGATGTAGGTTCCCCAGGTGAAAAGGAAGTCCTGATAGCAGTGGAGGCCACCCCAAAGGTGAACGAAAAGACAGTTGGGGTGATAGTCTCTCGGGAGGCCATGACAGGCCGAGTAGAAAAATCAGGCGGGCAGGATAAATCCTCACAAGATGATACTCCTCCAGCTACCCAAGCGCCTCCTGGTGCCAGTGGAATAAAAGAAACTGGTCAGGTGTTACCACAGTCAGAGCCTCAAGGAGGGAGCAAAGGGAGTAAGAGTGGGGATAACAATACTAACCACAATGGAGAGGGAAACAGCCAGCCTGGCCATGCAATCGTTGGCTCAACTTTTCCTGGCAGAACAGAATCTTCCAAATCGCCTGGCAGTTTGAGGTACAGCTATAAGGACAACCTTGGGGCTGGCATGCAGAGAAATATTGGTGGCTTTCCTCAGTATCCTTCAGGTCAAGAAAAAGGGGATTTTCCAGGGCATAGTGAGCGAAAGGGCAGGAATGAGAAGTTTCCCAGTCTTCTGCAGGAAGTCTTGCAGGGTTATCACCACCACCCAGACAGAAGATATGCTAGGAATGCACAAGAACATCCAGGCATGGCTGGAAGCCTGGAAGGAGCCATGAGACCCAACATTCTAATTAGTCAAGCCAATGAATTAACCAATAGGAGTCTCCTAAATAAAAGCATAGGGTCTCTCCTGGAAAGTCCTCACTGGGGCCCCTGGGATAGGAAATCAAGTGGCACCGCTCCTGAGATAAAACAGATCAATCTGGCTGACTATCCTATCCCTAGAAAGTTTGAGATAGAGTCACAGTCTTCAGCCCATGAAGGGGGAGCACTCTCAGAGAGAAGATCAGTCATCTGTGATATATCTCCATTAAGGCAGCTTGTCAGAGATCCTGGGCCTCACCCAATGGGTCACATAGGTGCTGAGGCCAGAAGTGGGAGGAGTGAACGTCTCAATCCTGGTTTAGGCCAGTCAGTCATCCTCCCTGGTGGCCTGGTGGCCATGGAAACAAAGTTGAAGTCTCATAGTGGGCAAATAAAAGAGGAAGATTTTGAGCAGGCCAAGACCTCAGTCAATCTCAACAGTAAAAAATCAGGAGACCATTGTCATCCTGCCAATGTTAAGCATGAGTCTTTCCGAGGCAATGCCAACCCTGGAGCTGCAGCCCCTGATTCTActccagactacatctcccagcaggACAGCAGATCAACACAACTAAGACGAGCACCTGGAAGAATGGGAAGCAGCAGAGAGGGCATGAGGGGTAAATCACCTTCTCAATATCAGGATCTGGCTGACAAACTGAAGATGTCACCAGGCAGGAGCAGAGGCCCAGGAACGGACCTCCACCACATGAATCCACACATGACACTGTCTGAGAGGGTCAGCAGGGGTTCTTTGCATTCTCCCTTTCCCCAGAACTCTGAAGGCCCATCTTTGGCTTCGGCATATCACACAAACACTAGGTCTCATGCTTTTGGTGACCCTAACCAAAGTTTGAATTCCCAGTATCATTACAAAAGGCAGATATACCACCAGCAGCAAGAAGAATACAAAGATTGGAGCAGCAGTTCTGCACAGGTTGTGATTGCTGCAGCTCAGCACAGGCAGGAAGGAGCAAGGAAGAGTCCAAGACAACAGCAGTTCCTTGAGAGAGTAAGGAGTCCCTTGAAAAATGACAAGGAAGCCATGATGTATATCCAGGCTAGCTCTTACCATGATACTGGAAGCCAAGAAGCTGGGCGCTGTCTCATAGGGAGTGATGGTACACAAAACAAATGCACCGAATTAAAACATGGTGGCCAGAAGATGCAGCAACAGGAATCTGGTTGGGATCTCTCCCGGCAGATCTCTCCTGCCAAGAACAGTGGGCCTCTAGGAGCAACCAATCAAAAAAGGTTTTGCTCTCAAGATAGTGATGGGCATAGGCGGGAGGAATCTGCGGATTTGCCCAAACCTAGTAGTGCGATGCTGAGGCTCCCTAGCCAGGAAGACCAGTCTCCTCAAAACCCCTTAATTATGAGAAGGAGGGTCCGTTCTTTCATTTCTCCTATTCCCAGCAAAAGACAGTCACAAGATATGAAGAACAGTGGCACAGAAGATAAAGGGCGACTGTTTCCCCCCTCAAAGGAAGGAGCTGACAAAGCATTCAACTCCTATGCACACTCATCTCTAAGCCAAGATGCTGGCAAGCCACTCCCAAAGGGAGACTCCTCCAAGGATCTCCAAAGTCCTGACAACAGGAATTGCCCTGCGGTTTCCCTCACAAGCCCGGCTAAGACCAAAATATTGCCCCCACGGAAGGGGCGGGGATTGAAACTGGAAGCTATTGTTCAAAAGATTACATCCCCCAACATCAGGAGAAGTGTTTCCTCCAACAGTGCTGAAACTGGCGCAGATGCAGTCACCCTTGACGATATCCTGTCCCTCAAATGTGGACCACCTGAAGGTGGGAGTTTGGTAAGTCATGGACCAGagacagaaaaaagaaaaggggagACTGTGTCAGATCCAGTGGGGCAAGTGAGCCAGGAATTGACTAGTGAAACATCTCTGCCAAGATCTTCAGAAGAGTGGCACAGTAGTGGGGATGACAAAGTGAAGAAGGAGACACCTGAAGTTGCTAGTGTCAGTAAAGAGGTGTCTGGGGCCAATGTTACCACATCACCGTCGCAGAAGTCTGGTAGTCAAGGACGATCAGATGGATCCTTAAGTGGAGCTGGAACTCTGATGTTTCCTGACTCAAAAACAGTTTCTCCTTCCAGTATGTTGATTTCTGAACCAAACCCAAAGTCTGAAGAAAAAGATGGAGATGTGACAAATATTTCACCTAAGCCAGATGGCTTCCCTCCAAAGGGATACTTCCCCTCTGGAAAGAAAAAGGGGAGGCCTATTGGTAGCGTAAACAagcagaagaagcagcagcagcagccaccaccaccacctcctcctcctccaccagtgccACTACCACCACAGCCATCAGAAGGAACAAGAGGTGGAGAACCAAAACCTAAGAGacaaaggagggagaggaggaaaccTGCAGCACAACCACGAAAGCGGAAAACTAGACGGGCCACTCCAATTGTGGAACCTCAAGAACCAGAGATCAAGCTGAAATACGCCACCCAGTCGCTGGATAAAACTGACACCAAGAACAAGTCCTTTTTCCCGTACATTCATGTGGTAAACAAATGTGAGATAGGTGCTGTGTGCACAATCATCAATGCAGAGGAAGAAGAGCAGAACAAGTTGGTGAGGGGCCGAAAGGGACAAAGGTCACTGACACCCCCTCCTAGCAACACTGAGAGCAAAGTTCTGCCCACCTCCACTTTCATGCTGCAGGGCCCGGTGATAACTGAGTCTTCTGTCTTGGGGCATCTGGTTTGCTGCCTGTGTGGAAAGTGGGCCAGTTACCGCAACATGGGAGACCTCTTTGGGCCTTTCTATCCCCAGGATTATGCAGCTACGCTGCCCAAAAACCCACCTCCCAAGAGGGCCTCAGAAATGCAAAGCAAGGTCAAGGTACGACACAAAAGTGCTTCTAATGGCTCCAAGACCGAtacagaagaggaagaagaacagCAACAACAGAAAGAACAGAGAAGCCTGGCTGCCCACCCCCGCTTTAAGAGGCGGCATCGCTCTGAGGATTGTGGTGGGGCCCCTCGGTCACTTTCAAGGGGAGCTGCTTGTAAGAAAGCAACCACTGAGGGTGGCAGTGGCAGTGAAAAGACTCCCTTGGACTTAAAAGCCCCCATGCCCACTTCAGAAGGTGGCCCTGAGCTGGAGTTACAAATTCCTGAACTACCTCTTGACAGCAATGAATTTTGGGTCCACGAGGGTTGTATTCTCTGGGCCAATGGAATCTACCTGGTGTGTGGCAGGCTCTATGGGCTGCAGGAAGCTGTGGAAATAGCAAAAGAGATG